In a genomic window of Erigeron canadensis isolate Cc75 chromosome 5, C_canadensis_v1, whole genome shotgun sequence:
- the LOC122600106 gene encoding uncharacterized protein LOC122600106 isoform X1 — MPDFTKVLWEIKDSTCCLTCTLLLEVYNKYFLSTFSCSFSQIAHEQPVQMSGLFLGPDLDTRNNGTPCMGYDYDHYNQYFMGRQDHEKQMHDWASDGQQAGLTYGSSAIIG, encoded by the exons ATGCCAGACTTTACAAAAGTT TTGTGGGAAATAAAAGACTCTACCTGCTGTTTAACATGCACTCTGCTGCTAGAG GTATACAACAAGTACTTTCTTTCAACCTTCAGTTGCTCTTTCAGCCAGATTGCACACGAACAACCAGTCCAG ATGTCTGGTCTGTTTCTGGGCCCCGATTTAGATACTAGGAATAATGGCACACCTTGTATGGGTTATGACTACGACCACTACAACCAGTACTTCATGGGCAGGCAG GACCATGAGAAACAAATGCATGATTGGGCTTCTGATGGTCAACAGGCTGGGCTGACTTATGGATCTTCGGCTATTATTGGATGA
- the LOC122600106 gene encoding uncharacterized protein LOC122600106 isoform X3 has protein sequence MPDFTKVLWEIKDSTCCLTCTLLLEVYNKYFLSTFSCSFSQIAHEQPVQMSGLFLGPDLDTRNNGTPCMGYDYDHYNQYFMGRQAGLTYGSSAIIG, from the exons ATGCCAGACTTTACAAAAGTT TTGTGGGAAATAAAAGACTCTACCTGCTGTTTAACATGCACTCTGCTGCTAGAG GTATACAACAAGTACTTTCTTTCAACCTTCAGTTGCTCTTTCAGCCAGATTGCACACGAACAACCAGTCCAG ATGTCTGGTCTGTTTCTGGGCCCCGATTTAGATACTAGGAATAATGGCACACCTTGTATGGGTTATGACTACGACCACTACAACCAGTACTTCATGGGCAGGCAG GCTGGGCTGACTTATGGATCTTCGGCTATTATTGGATGA
- the LOC122600106 gene encoding uncharacterized protein LOC122600106 isoform X4, whose protein sequence is MPDFTKVVYNKYFLSTFSCSFSQIAHEQPVQMSGLFLGPDLDTRNNGTPCMGYDYDHYNQYFMGRQDHEKQMHDWASDGQQAGLTYGSSAIIG, encoded by the exons ATGCCAGACTTTACAAAAGTT GTATACAACAAGTACTTTCTTTCAACCTTCAGTTGCTCTTTCAGCCAGATTGCACACGAACAACCAGTCCAG ATGTCTGGTCTGTTTCTGGGCCCCGATTTAGATACTAGGAATAATGGCACACCTTGTATGGGTTATGACTACGACCACTACAACCAGTACTTCATGGGCAGGCAG GACCATGAGAAACAAATGCATGATTGGGCTTCTGATGGTCAACAGGCTGGGCTGACTTATGGATCTTCGGCTATTATTGGATGA
- the LOC122600106 gene encoding uncharacterized protein LOC122600106 isoform X2 → MPDFTKLWEIKDSTCCLTCTLLLEVYNKYFLSTFSCSFSQIAHEQPVQMSGLFLGPDLDTRNNGTPCMGYDYDHYNQYFMGRQDHEKQMHDWASDGQQAGLTYGSSAIIG, encoded by the exons ATGCCAGACTTTACAAAA TTGTGGGAAATAAAAGACTCTACCTGCTGTTTAACATGCACTCTGCTGCTAGAG GTATACAACAAGTACTTTCTTTCAACCTTCAGTTGCTCTTTCAGCCAGATTGCACACGAACAACCAGTCCAG ATGTCTGGTCTGTTTCTGGGCCCCGATTTAGATACTAGGAATAATGGCACACCTTGTATGGGTTATGACTACGACCACTACAACCAGTACTTCATGGGCAGGCAG GACCATGAGAAACAAATGCATGATTGGGCTTCTGATGGTCAACAGGCTGGGCTGACTTATGGATCTTCGGCTATTATTGGATGA